A window of the Cucurbita pepo subsp. pepo cultivar mu-cu-16 chromosome LG01, ASM280686v2, whole genome shotgun sequence genome harbors these coding sequences:
- the LOC111783260 gene encoding probable LRR receptor-like serine/threonine-protein kinase At1g63430 isoform X2, with translation MGHFASVHIFCLISAVLIVTSDSFASNEASALKTFKEQIYEDPKRIFVSWNLQAENPCNWSGIACSPDGGHVIKLDISGALLKGSLAPSLGQLSFLQELYLHGNNLLGTIPKELGLLKKLKVLDLGTNQLSGPIPSEIGSLTDVLKINLGSNGLTGRIPPELGKLRYLRELRLDRNKLQGPIPGGDNSAYTSNMHRMYASNPTGFCHSTELKFADFSYNFFVGKIPKCLDYLPRSSFRGNCLQYNDPKQRTAAQCGGVAPPARSHSGGNSKHIPVQHDSKHQKTSKPSWLLTLKIITGVTTGSLFIVALITSLRKCNGKSSIIIPWKKSSSGKDHVTLYIDTEMLKDVPSISRQDLEVACEDFSNIIGSSPDSLVYKGTMKGGPEIAVISICIKEENWTDYLELYFQREVADLARLNHENVGKLLGYCKESSPFTRMLVFEYASNGTLYEHLHYGEGCLSWTRRMNIILGIARGLKYLHSELQPPFTISELNSGAVYLTDDFSPKLVDFESWKTILSRSEKNSGSIGSQVNQCILPNSLEPRHLDIESNIYAFGILLLEVVSGRPPYCKDKECLVDWAKEFLGSPDAMSCLVDPEVKHFADEDLRAICEVVNLCIHPQPAMLVCMKDLCNMLETRIDTTVSVELKASSLAWAELALSS, from the exons ATGGGACATTTTGCTTCTGTTCACATTTTCTGTCTGATCTCTGCAGTTCTGATTGTGACTAGTGATTCGTTTGCATCGAATGAAG cgTCGGCTCTTAAAACCTTCAAAGAACAAATATATGAAGACCCAAAACGAATTTTTGTAAGTTGGAATTTACAAGCTGAAAATCCTTGTAACTGGTCTGGCATTGCCTGTTCTCCGGATGGAGGCCATGTTATAAAGCT TGACATTTCTGGGGCGTTGCTGAAAGGATCTCTAGCACCAAGCTTGGGTCAACTCAGCTTCCTGCAAGAACTGTATCTTCATGGCAACAATCTGTTGGGTACAATACCAAAGGAGCTGGGGTTATTAAAGAAACTTAAGGTTCTTGATTTGGGGACGAATCAACTCTCTGGCCCGATCCCTTCAGAGATTGGGAGTTTAACAGATGTCCTGAAAAT CAACTTGGGATCAAACGGATTGACTGGGAGGATACCCCCTGAGCTGGGAAAATTGAGATACCTCAGAGAACTTAGGTTGGATAGGAACAAACTTCAAGGACCCATTCCTGGTGGCGACAATTCAGCGTATACGTCCAATATGCATAGAAT GTATGCTTCAAATCCAACTGGCTTCTGTCACTCAACTGAGCTTAAGTTCGCAGATTTTTCATACAATTTCTTCGTTGGGAAAATACCCAAGTGCTTGGATTATCTTCCAAG GTCAAGTTTTCGAGGAAATTGCCTTCAATACAATGATCCTAAACAGCGAACTGCAGCTCAGTGTG GTGGTGTTGCTCCACCTGCTAGATCACACTCAGGAGGCAACTCAAAGCACATACCCGTTCAGCATGATTCCAAGCACCAAAAGACTTCAAAACCTTCTTGGCTTCTAACCCTCAAAATCATCACTGGAGTCACGACAGGTTCTCTATTTATAGTCGCTTTGATCACTTCTCTTCGAAAATGCAACGGAAAATCCTCGATCATCATCCCATGGAAGAAATCCTCAAGTGGGAAGGATCATGTTACTCTTTACATTG ACACTGAGATGCTGAAAGATGTACCAAGCATCAGCAGGCAAGATCTTGAAGTAGCCTGTGAAGATTTCAGTAATATTATTGGCTCCTCACCAGACAGTTTGGTATACAAAGGCACCATGAAAGGTGGACCTGAGATTGCTGTTATCTCAATATGCATTAAAGAAG AGAACTGGACCGACTATCTCGAGCTCTATTTTCAGCGAGAG GTGGCAGATCTAGCCAGGCTAAATCATGAGAATGTAGGAAAGTTGCTAGGGTATTGTAAAGAAAGCAGTCCATTTACAAGGATGCTGGTTTTTGAGTATGCATCAAATGGAACATTGTATGAACACCTTCATT ATGGAGAAGGTTGTTTATCCTGGACACGACgaatgaatattattttaggcATTGCCCGCGGACTGAAGTATCTTCATAGTGAACTTCAACCACCATTTACTATATCAGAGTTGAATTCTGGTGCTGTTTATCTTACAGATGATTTTTCACCCAAG CTGGTTGACTTTGAAAGCTGGAAGACCATTCTTTCAAGGTCCGAAAAGAACTCGGGATCCATTGGAAGCCAAGTCAATCAATGTATTCTCCCAAATTCTCTTGAACCACGTCATCTCGACATCGAAAGTAACATCTACGCATTCGGTATTCTTTTACTGGAAGTAGTCAGTGGGAGACCTCCATACTGTAAGGACAAAGAATGCTTGGTGGACTGG GCCAAGGAATTCCTCGGATCGCCCGACGCAATGTCTTGCTTAGTAGACCCCGAAGTGAAGCATTTTGCTGATGAAGATCTGAGGGCGATATGTGAGGTGGTAAATCTTTGCATTCATCCACAACCTGCGATGCTGGTTTGTATGAAGGACTTGTGCAACATGTTAGAGACCAGAATTGACACCACGGTCTCTGTTGAGTTGAAGGCATCTTCACTTGCTTGGGCTGAACTTGCACTTTCTTCATAG
- the LOC111787745 gene encoding myosin-11-like, with protein MFKSARWRSEKNRIEAEFKLRFCATQIPEFGGDSLMISVVPGDVGKPTLRLEKATVRGGKCRWENAAYVTVEFDADQKTGKFIEKLYHFRVSTGLTRPGLLGEVSIDFAKYAEATKPFSASLPLQNSNSAVLHIWIQRMQEDGDQRDLEEFEGLQSRSQHESLSSYLNNEDINKNNYTEDGLSDEAEKNGEVNGELSSSESSSGLDSPIENGITNNIHHQPNGFLSPLSHAPVSRKSTTHEEDQTLAWKWSIQSDHIITTDDLRAVLEEMRQELNYEKELNVNLRLQLQKTQESNTELILAVQDLEEILDEKNCEISDIYTELNSKKAEYSDALEAIRELESHGRSLEEELEKQGGDFEAELEAMIRSKVEQEQRAIRAEEALRKLRSRNARTAERVQEEFGRVSKQMVCAFEANEKVAMKAVAEASEVRSQRSRLEEALQNANEEIRSVRESYEEKLETMESEVKDMQERYSEISLRFAEVEGERQRLVMTVRNLRNANRN; from the exons ATGTTCAAGTCGGCGAGGTGGAGGAGTGAGAAGAACAGGATCGAGGCTGAGTTCAAATTGCGGTTCTGTGCCACTCAG ATACCGGAATTTGGTGGGGATTCGTTGATGATATCTGTGGTTCCTGGTGATGTGGGAAAGCCGACGCTGAGACTGGAAAAGGCCACAGTGCGAGGAGGAAAATGTCGGTGGGAGAATGCTGCTTATGTAACAGTGGAGTTCGATGCAGACCAAAAAACTGGAAAGTTCATTGAGAAACTTTACCATTTTCGAGTCTCCACG GGATTGACCAGACCTGGTTTACTTGGTGAAGTTTCTATTGATTTTGCTAAATATGCTGAGGCCACTAAGCCTTTCTCTGCCTCTCTTCCCCTCCAGAATTCGAATTCTGCTGTTTTGCAT ATTTGGATACAGAGGATGCAGGAAGATGGTGATCAAAG AGATTTGGAAGAATTTGAAGGTTTACAAAGTAGATCTCAACATGAGAGCTTAAGCAGCTACTTGAACAATGAGGATATAAACAAGAACAATTACACTGAA GATGGATTAAGTGATGAAGCTGAAAAGAACGGTGAAGTAAATGGTGAGTTATCAAGTTCCGAGAGCAGCTCTGGACTTGACAGTCCAATAGAAAATGGGATTACGAACAACATCCATCACCAACCTAATGGCTTCCTTTCACCATTAAGCCACGCCCCGGTCTCTCGCAAATCAACTACTCATGAAGAGGATCAGACATTGGCATGGAAGTGGTCGATTCAATCTGATCATATCATAACAACGGACGATCTGCGGGCTGTCTTAGAAGAAATGAGACAAGAACTGAATTATGAGAAAGAATTGAATGTCAATCTCCGGTTACAGCTACAGAAGACGCAGGAATCAAACACCGAGTTGATATTAGCAGTACAGGATCTTGAGGAGATACTGGACGAGAAGAACTGCGAAATATCAGATATTTATACCGAGTTAAATTCCAAGAAGGCTGAATATTCTGATGCTTTAGAAGCAATCAGGGAGCTTGAATCCCATGGCAGAAGTTTGGAGGAAGAACTTGAGAAGCAGGGGGGAGATTTCGAAGCGGAGTTAGAGGCAATGATCCGTTCCAAGGTTGAGCAAGAGCAAAGGGCAATCCGAGCTGAAGAAGCTTTGAGAAAATTGAGGTCGAGAAATGCTCGTACTGCAGAAAGGGTTCAGGAGGAATTTGGAAGAGTGTCGAAGCAGATGGTATGTGCATTTGAGGCAAATGAGAAGGTGGCTATGAAAGCGGTGGCGGAAGCGAGTGAGGTTCGGTCACAGAGAAGTCGCTTGGAGGAAGCTCTCCAGAATGCAAATGAAGAGATACGGTCGGTGAGAGAGAGTTATGAGGAAAAATTGGAAACCATGGAAAGTGAAGTGAAGGATATGCAGGAGAGATATTCAGAGATAAGTCTTAGATTTGCAGAGGTGGAAGGTGAAAGGCAGCGGCTTGTAATGACTGTGCGCAACCTCAGGAATGCGAACAGAAATTAA
- the LOC111783260 gene encoding probable LRR receptor-like serine/threonine-protein kinase At1g63430 isoform X1, whose translation MGHFASVHIFCLISAVLIVTSDSFASNEASALKTFKEQIYEDPKRIFVSWNLQAENPCNWSGIACSPDGGHVIKLDISGALLKGSLAPSLGQLSFLQELYLHGNNLLGTIPKELGLLKKLKVLDLGTNQLSGPIPSEIGSLTDVLKINLGSNGLTGRIPPELGKLRYLRELRLDRNKLQGPIPGGDNSAYTSNMHRMYASNPTGFCHSTELKFADFSYNFFVGKIPKCLDYLPRSSFRGNCLQYNDPKQRTAAQCGGVAPPARSHSGGNSKHIPVQHDSKHQKTSKPSWLLTLKIITGVTTGSLFIVALITSLRKCNGKSSIIIPWKKSSSGKDHVTLYIDTEMLKDVPSISRQDLEVACEDFSNIIGSSPDSLVYKGTMKGGPEIAVISICIKEENWTDYLELYFQREVADLARLNHENVGKLLGYCKESSPFTRMLVFEYASNGTLYEHLHYGEGCLSWTRRMNIILGIARGLKYLHSELQPPFTISELNSGAVYLTDDFSPKLVDFESWKTILSRSEKNSGSIGSQVNQCILPNSLEPRHLDIESNIYAFGILLLEVVSGRPPYCKDKECLVDWAKEFLGSPDAMSCLVDPEVKHFADEDLRAICEVVNLCIHPQPAMLVCMKDLCNMLETRIDTTVSVELKASSLAWAELALSS comes from the exons ATGGGACATTTTGCTTCTGTTCACATTTTCTGTCTGATCTCTGCAGTTCTGATTGTGACTAGTGATTCGTTTGCATCGAATGAAG cgTCGGCTCTTAAAACCTTCAAAGAACAAATATATGAAGACCCAAAACGAATTTTTGTAAGTTGGAATTTACAAGCTGAAAATCCTTGTAACTGGTCTGGCATTGCCTGTTCTCCGGATGGAGGCCATGTTATAAAGCT TGACATTTCTGGGGCGTTGCTGAAAGGATCTCTAGCACCAAGCTTGGGTCAACTCAGCTTCCTGCAAGAACTGTATCTTCATGGCAACAATCTGTTGGGTACAATACCAAAGGAGCTGGGGTTATTAAAGAAACTTAAGGTTCTTGATTTGGGGACGAATCAACTCTCTGGCCCGATCCCTTCAGAGATTGGGAGTTTAACAGATGTCCTGAAAAT CAACTTGGGATCAAACGGATTGACTGGGAGGATACCCCCTGAGCTGGGAAAATTGAGATACCTCAGAGAACTTAGGTTGGATAGGAACAAACTTCAAGGACCCATTCCTGGTGGCGACAATTCAGCGTATACGTCCAATATGCATAGAAT GTATGCTTCAAATCCAACTGGCTTCTGTCACTCAACTGAGCTTAAGTTCGCAGATTTTTCATACAATTTCTTCGTTGGGAAAATACCCAAGTGCTTGGATTATCTTCCAAG GTCAAGTTTTCGAGGAAATTGCCTTCAATACAATGATCCTAAACAGCGAACTGCAGCTCAGTGTG GTGGTGTTGCTCCACCTGCTAGATCACACTCAGGAGGCAACTCAAAGCACATACCCGTTCAGCATGATTCCAAGCACCAAAAGACTTCAAAACCTTCTTGGCTTCTAACCCTCAAAATCATCACTGGAGTCACGACAGGTTCTCTATTTATAGTCGCTTTGATCACTTCTCTTCGAAAATGCAACGGAAAATCCTCGATCATCATCCCATGGAAGAAATCCTCAAGTGGGAAGGATCATGTTACTCTTTACATTG ACACTGAGATGCTGAAAGATGTACCAAGCATCAGCAGGCAAGATCTTGAAGTAGCCTGTGAAGATTTCAGTAATATTATTGGCTCCTCACCAGACAGTTTGGTATACAAAG GCACCATGAAAGGTGGACCTGAGATTGCTGTAATCTCAATATGCATTAAAGAAGAGAACTGGACCGACTATCTCGAGCTCTATTTTCAGCGAGAG GTGGCAGATCTAGCCAGGCTAAATCATGAGAATGTAGGAAAGTTGCTAGGGTATTGTAAAGAAAGCAGTCCATTTACAAGGATGCTGGTTTTTGAGTATGCATCAAATGGAACATTGTATGAACACCTTCATT ATGGAGAAGGTTGTTTATCCTGGACACGACgaatgaatattattttaggcATTGCCCGCGGACTGAAGTATCTTCATAGTGAACTTCAACCACCATTTACTATATCAGAGTTGAATTCTGGTGCTGTTTATCTTACAGATGATTTTTCACCCAAG CTGGTTGACTTTGAAAGCTGGAAGACCATTCTTTCAAGGTCCGAAAAGAACTCGGGATCCATTGGAAGCCAAGTCAATCAATGTATTCTCCCAAATTCTCTTGAACCACGTCATCTCGACATCGAAAGTAACATCTACGCATTCGGTATTCTTTTACTGGAAGTAGTCAGTGGGAGACCTCCATACTGTAAGGACAAAGAATGCTTGGTGGACTGG GCCAAGGAATTCCTCGGATCGCCCGACGCAATGTCTTGCTTAGTAGACCCCGAAGTGAAGCATTTTGCTGATGAAGATCTGAGGGCGATATGTGAGGTGGTAAATCTTTGCATTCATCCACAACCTGCGATGCTGGTTTGTATGAAGGACTTGTGCAACATGTTAGAGACCAGAATTGACACCACGGTCTCTGTTGAGTTGAAGGCATCTTCACTTGCTTGGGCTGAACTTGCACTTTCTTCATAG
- the LOC111809648 gene encoding uncharacterized protein LOC111809648, with protein sequence MPATEQPSSFLGRISTRRNQVISMDGAHEQELEDLELFQKQVSERFSELVPPSSSEDVSSETFLSIAWLRKLLDEFLCCEAQFKALLIMGRDPSQIVKPPLDRLVPEFLDRVVKALDICNAVLHGIESVRQFQKLAQIAISALEQSPIGDGQVKRARRALNTLITSMAVEDKDFSNSKSAERSWSFGRRGGAGAGSGTATPLHKDRIAGQFRSLSWSMAKGWSAAKQIQAMSSNLVVPRGGESSSLPQTVYLMSTVLVFVMWTLVAALPCQERGGLTTYFPVSKQISWAQSMIGLQEKIADEWKKKEKKGSAGLLEEMQRMEKLSQSLIEFTDSFAFPLEAERQAEVTKQVAELAETCKKLEEGLVPLQQQIREVFHRVVRSRTEIVELLEYTAKASSPIV encoded by the coding sequence ATGCCGGCAACGGAACAGCCCAGCTCCTTCCTTGGCCGTATCAGCACCCGCCGAAACCAAGTCATCTCCATGGACGGTGCTCACGAGCAGGAGCTCGAGGATCTCGAGCTCTTTCAGAAGCAAGTTTCCGAGCGATTTTCCGAATTAGTACCTCCGTCCTCCTCCGAAGACGTTTCTTCGGAAACTTTCCTCTCCATCGCCTGGCTCAGGAAGCTCCTTGACGAATTCCTCTGCTGCGAGGCTCAATTTAAGGCTCTCCTCATCATGGGCCGCGATCCCTCTCAGATTGTCAAGCCGCCGCTTGACCGTCTCGTCCCCGAGTTTCTAGATCGCGTCGTCAAGGCTTTGGATATCTGTAATGCCGTTCTCCACGGGATTGAATCGGTTCGCCAGTTTCAAAAACTCGCTCAAATCGCGATTTCAGCTCTGGAGCAGAGTCCGATTGGAGACGGACAAGTGAAACGAGCGCGTAGGGCTTTGAATACCTTGATTACATCCATGGCCGTTGAGGATAAGGATTTCTCCAACAGTAAATCCGCAGAGAGATCTTGGTCTTTCGGGCGTCGTGGAGGTGCCGGTGCCGGTTCCGGCACCGCCACTCCGCTGCATAAGGACCGAATCGCAGGACAGTTTCGTTCGCTGTCTTGGAGTATGGCGAAAGGTTGGTCAGCGGCGAAGCAGATTCAAGCTATGTCGTCTAATCTGGTTGTACCACGCGGCGGCGAGTCATCGAGTTTACCGCAGACGGTTTACTTGATGAGTACGGTTTTGGTGTTCGTAATGTGGACTCTGGTTGCGGCGCTGCCGTGCCAGGAGAGAGGCGGGCTGACGACGTACTTTCCGGTGTCGAAGCAGATTAGCTGGGCGCAATCCATGATCGGACTGCAGGAGAAAATCGCGGACgagtggaagaagaaagagaagaaaggaagcGCTGGTCTGTTAGAAGAGATGCAGAGGATGGAGAAACTGAGTCAATCACTGATCGAATTCACTGATTCGTTCGCTTTCCCGTTGGAGGCGGAGCGGCAGGCGGAGGTGACAAAACAGGTGGCGGAGCTGGCAGAAACCTGCAAGAAACTGGAAGAAGGATTGGTGCCATTACAGCAACAAATCAGAGAAGTTTTCCACAGGGTTGTGAGAAGCAGAACAGAGATTGTTGAGCTTTTGGAGTACACTGCGAAGGCATCTTCCCCAATTGTGTGA
- the LOC111791688 gene encoding 40S ribosomal protein S10-1-like (The sequence of the model RefSeq protein was modified relative to this genomic sequence to represent the inferred CDS: added 3 bases not found in genome assembly) → MIISEKNRREISKYLFQEGVCYAKKDYNLAKHPEIDVPNLQVIKLMQSFKSKEYVRETFAWMHYYWYLTNDGIEFLRTYLNLPSEIVPATLKKQAKPAGRPFGGPPGDRPRGPPRFEGGERRFGDRDGYRGGPRGPAGEFGGDKGGAPADYRPSFGGPGGRPGFGRGAGSYGGGAGASSNLP, encoded by the exons aTTATTTCAGAGAAGAACCGTAGGGAGATCTCCAAGTACCTCTTTCAAG AGGGGGTTTGTTATGCCAAGAAGGACTACAATTTGGCCAAGCACCCAGAAATCGATGTGCCCAATTTGCAGGTTATTAAGCTAATGCAGAGCTTCAAGTCCAAGGAATATGTCCGCGAGACATTTGCTTGGATGCATTACTACTGGTACCTTACCAATGATGGCATTGAGTTCCTCAGGACTTACCTTAACCTTCCTTCTGAAATTGTCCCTGCTACCTTGAAGAAACAAGCCAAGCCTGCTGGCAGGCCCTTTGGCGGACCACCCGGGGATCGCCCACG GGGTCCACCTCGTTTCGAGGGAGGTGAGAGGAGGTTTGGTGACCGTGATGGCTACCGTGGAGGTCCTCGTGGACCTGCTGGTGAATTTGGCGGTGACAAGGGAGGAGCTCCAGCAGATTACAGGCCTTCTTTTGGG GGTCCTGGTGGAAGACCGGGTTTTGGCCGTGGAGCTGGTAGCTATGGCGGAGGAGCTGGAGCAAGCTCAAATCTTCCTTGA
- the LOC111807348 gene encoding 2-C-methyl-D-erythritol 2,4-cyclodiphosphate synthase, chloroplastic-like, producing the protein MAVPFPVFASATTATTSHQSLSLSVYPRSFPRTNFNVVSSSSSRPSIRVNSAASPSVEAATAVDSDRAAASDSRSKALPFRIGHGFDLHRLEPGYPLIIGGINIPHDRGCEAHSDGDVLLHCVVDAILGALGLPDIGQIFPDSDPKWKGAPSSVFIKEAVRLMHEAGYEIGNLDATLILQRPKLSPHKEAIRANLSDLLGADQSVVNLKAKTHEKVDSLGENRSIAAHTVVLLMRR; encoded by the exons ATGGCTGTCCCCTTCCCCGTCTTCGCTTCTGCCACCACCGCCACAACCTCCCACCAATCACTTTCTCTTTCCGTCTACCCCCGTTCCTTCCCCAGAACAAATTTCAATGTTgtttcctcctcctcttcgcGCCCTTCCATCCGTGTGAATTCTGCCGCTTCTCCCTCTGTGGAGGCGGCCACCGCCGTCGACTCTGATCGGGCTGCCGCATCAGATTCTCGGTCTAAAGCCTTGCCGTTTCGGATTGGACATGGGTTCGATCTCCATAGGTTGGAGCCTGGGTATCCTTTGATTATTGGGGGAATTAATATTCCCCATGACAGAGGCTGCGAGGCTCATTCCGATG GGGATGTTCTACTTCACTGTGTGGTTGATGCAATTTTGGGTGCTTTGGGGCTTCCTGATATTGGACAAATCTTTCCAGATTCAGATCCCAAATGGAAGGGTGCCCCTTCATCTGTTTTCATTAAAGAAGCT GTGAGACTGATGCACGAGGCAGGTTATGAGATAGGAAACTTGGATGCCACATTGATACTCCAAAGACCAAAGCTTAGCCCTCACAAGGAAGCTATCCGAGCAAACCTCTCCGATCTTCTGGGAGCCGACCAATCTGTCGTGAATCTGAAGGCAAAAACACACGAGAAGGTCGACAGCCTCGGCGAAAACCGAAGCATTGCTGCCCATACGGTGGTCCTCCTAATGAGGAGATAG
- the LOC111803947 gene encoding heavy metal-associated isoprenylated plant protein 39-like has translation MKKIVVRVDVPDERAKQKAMKAVSCLSGINSITMEMKDRKMIVVGTVDPVEVVEKLRKLWFAEILTVGPPKEENKKPPITCIGYPCYCCNQPPTFYYKQDEIPNVPSGA, from the exons ATGAAG AAAATAGTGGTGAGAGTGGATGTACCTGATGAAAGAGCAAAGCAGAAGGCTATGAAAGCAGTTTCCTGCCTTTCAG GGATAAACTCCATAACCATGGAGATGAAGGACAGGAAGATGATAGTGGTGGGGACAGTAGACCCAGTGGAAGTAGTGGAGAAGCTGAGAAAGCTTTGGTTTGCAGAGATTCTCACAGTTGGACCTCcaaaagaggaaaacaaaaaaccacCAATTACTTGCATTGGGTATCCCTGTTATTGTTGTAATCAGCCCCCAACCTTCTATTACAAGCAAGACGAAATCCCAAATG TACCAAGTGGTGCTTAA
- the LOC111807362 gene encoding LOW QUALITY PROTEIN: 1-aminocyclopropane-1-carboxylate synthase-like (The sequence of the model RefSeq protein was modified relative to this genomic sequence to represent the inferred CDS: inserted 3 bases in 2 codons), producing MVLVSTNANNLLSKLAKGNGHGEDSPYFDGWKAYDTXQHKSTTQPTSTIQMGLAENQLSFEFVEDWIKNNPHASICSVEGLDEFKDIAIFQDYHGLPEFRNAVANFMGKVRGDRVKFDPDRVIMSGGATGAHETVAFSHETVAFCLADPGEAFLVPVPYYPGFDRDLRWRTGVEIVPVICNSSNNFKLTREALETAYEKAEESNIKIKGLLITNPSNPLGTVYDRQTLETAVAFINQKKIHLVCDEIYAATVFAEPGFISISEVIENDIKCDRNLIHVVYSLSKDMGFPGFRVGIIYSYNDAVVNCARKMSSFGLVSSQTQHLIASMLSDDEFVESFLVGSAKKLAARHRNFTRGLAQVGIGYLKGSGGLFLWMDLRHLLKEKTLEAEMALWRVIINDVKXERVAGVVFPLLGXPGWFRVCFANMDDNTMEISITRIRNFVLQNKEVTTKIKKQKFCWRQSSLELRLSSRRLEDIMSPHSPLPQSPMLRATT from the exons ATGGTGTTGGTATCGACCAATGCAAACAACTTACTCTCAAAGCTAGCCAAAGGCAACGGCCACGGCGAGGATTCTCCTTATTTCGACGGCTGGAAGGCCTACGACACTGNCCAACACAAGTCAACCACACAACCCACCTCCAC TATTCAAATGGGTTTGGCTGAAAATCAG CTTTCTTTTGAATTCGTGGAGGATTGGATTAAGAACAACCCACACGCTTCCATTTGTTCTGTGGAAGGGCTGGATGAGTTTAAGGACATAGCTATCTTCCAGGACTACCATGGATTGCCTGAGTTTAGAAAC GCTGTGGCGAATTTTATGGGAAAAGTGAGAGGCGACCGAGTCAAATTCGATCCTGACCGAGTTATCATGAGTGGTGGAGCAACTGGAGCTCATGAAACGGTGGCGTTTT CTCATGAAACGGTGGCGTTCTGTTTGGCTGATCCTGGTGAAGCGTTTCTAGTGCCAGTTCCTTATTATCCAGG ATTCGATAGAGATCTGAGGTGGCGAACCGGAGTGGAAATAGTTCCAGTCATATGCAATAGCTCAAACAACTTCAAATTAACAAGAGAAGCCTTGGAAACAGCCTACGAGAAAGCTGAAGAATccaacatcaaaatcaaaggcTTACTCATTACAAACCCTTCAAATCCACTTGGCACAGTGTACGACAGACAAACTCTTGAAACTGCTGTAGCATTCATCAACCAAAAGAAGATCCACTTGGTTTGCGACGAAATCTATGCTGCTACTGTCTTTGCTGAGCCTGGCTTCATTAGTATCTCCGAAGTCATTGAAAATGACATTAAGTGTGATAGGAATTTGATCCATGTCGTTTATAGCCTCTCCAAAGATATGGGATTCCCGGGATTTCGCGTTGGTATTATCTACTCTTATAACGATGCCGTCGTCAATTGCGCTCGAAAAATGTCGAGCTTTGGCCTCGTGTCGTCGCAAACACAACATTTGATTGCGTCGATGTTGTCTGATGATGAGTTTGTCGAGAGCTTCCTTGTTGGGAGTGCTAAGAAACTTGCTGCACGTCATCGAAACTTTACTAGAGGACTCGCTCAG GTCGGAATTGGGTATCTAAAAGGAAGTGGGGGATTGTTCTTGTGGATGGATTTGCGTCATCTTTTGAAAGAGAAGACATTGGAAGCGGAAATGGCGCTATGGAGAGTGATAATCAACGACGTGA CTGAACGTGTCGCCGGGGTCGTCTTTCCATTGCTCGG GCCGGGATGGTTTAGAGTTTGCTTTGCGAACATGGACGACAACACGATGGAGATATCCATAACGAGAATTAGAAACTTTGTGCTACAAAACAAGGAAGTAACAACGAAGATTAAGAAACAGAAGTTCTGCTGGCGCCAAAGCAGCCTTGAACTTAGGCTGTCGTCACGAAGGCTCGAGGACATAATGTCGCCGCACTCGCCATTGCCTCAGTCGCCAATGCTGCGTGCTACAACTTGA